A portion of the Tamandua tetradactyla isolate mTamTet1 chromosome 16, mTamTet1.pri, whole genome shotgun sequence genome contains these proteins:
- the TMEM170A gene encoding transmembrane protein 170A isoform X3 → MWYGVFLWALVSSIFFHVPAGLLALFTLRHHKYGRFMSVSILLMGIVGPITAGILTSAAIAGVYRAAGKEMIPFEALTLGTGQTFCVVLVSFLRILATL, encoded by the exons ATGTGGTATGGTGTGTTCCTGTGGGCACTGGTGTCCTCTATCTTCTTTCATGTCCCTGCTGGATTACTGGCCCTCTTCACCCTCAGACATCACAAATATGGTAGGTTCATGTCTGTAAGCATCCTGTTGATGGGCATCGTGGGACCAATTACTGCTGGAATCTTGACAA GTGCAGCAATTGCCGGAGTTTATCGAGCAGCAGGAAAGGAAATGATTCCATTCGAAGCCCTCACCTTGGGCACTGGACAGACATTTTGCGTAGTGCTAGTTTCCTTTTTACGGATTTTAGCTACTCTGTAG